CCGACACCCGCGAGGGCGCCCGCCGGCACTTCGGTGTCGACGCCCAGTCCATCGTGGTGGCCGCGCTGGCCCAGCTCGCCCGCCGCGGCGAGGTGCCGGCGTCCGCCATCAAGGAGGCCCGCGAGCGCTACGGCCTGTAGGGCCCGGGCGCCCCGTCGCGCCGAGTCCGACGCGCCACCCTACGGCCGAAGGCCGGTGTCCGCCCCGCCAATGGGGGGCGGACACCGGCCTTTGGCCGTATGAGCGGTGGCGGCACGGGGGTGGACCCGTGATGCTGGAGCGGTGATGGACGAGACGGAGTTCTGGGAGATCGTCGACCGTACCCGCGAGGCCGCCGAGGGCGACCCCGAGGAGCACGCCGAGCTGCTCGTGGAGCGGCTGGCGCAGCTCGACCCGGACTCCGTGCTGGACTTCGCCCGGCACTTCGAGTCGCGGTACAACCGCGCGTACACCTGGGACCTCTGGGGCGCGGCCTGGGTGCTGCTCGACGGGGCGAGCGACGACGCGTTCGACTACTTCCGGTGCTGGCTGATCGGCCAGGGGCG
This region of Streptomyces sp. NBC_00513 genomic DNA includes:
- a CDS encoding DUF4240 domain-containing protein is translated as MDETEFWEIVDRTREAAEGDPEEHAELLVERLAQLDPDSVLDFARHFESRYNRAYTWDLWGAAWVLLDGASDDAFDYFRCWLIGQGREVFEGGVHDPDHLAELLGDFDEEIDGDGEELGYAADEAYEQLTGSVAPDLGVPLQAAEPEGAPLDFENEAVLAERFPRLWDRFRG